GCGGCGGAGCTTAACCAGGCCGGGGAGGTAGAGCTTGTCATGGACGACGCCGGCGGTGACGCCGGCTTCCTTGCCGATCCGCGCCAGCTCGATGGCCTCTTCCAGCGTTTCCGCCGTGGGCTTCTCCGTAAAGATGTGCTTTCCCGCCAGCATTGCCTTCTTCAGGGTGGCGGCGCGCAGGCTGGTCATGGAGGCATCGAAAACGACGTCGACAGTGGGGTCGTTGATCACGGCGTCCAGGTCAGTGGTCCATTCAGAGACCTTGTGCTTTTCCGCCAGCTCCCGGATCTTGGCCTCGTTGCGGCCCACCAGGATCGGCTCCACCTGGACCCGCGTACCGTCCTCCAGGGTGAAGCCGCCGGCATCGCGGATGGGCAGGATGGAGCGCAGCAGGTGCTGGCGATAACCCATCCGGCCGGTAATGCCGTTCATGGCGATGCGGATCGTTTTCGTTTCGAAGCCCATGTGTCCTCCACGGTGAGTGAGCAATGTACTGAAGCTAAGTGGGAAAGCGCGTTCCCGCTGCTTCAATGATGCACGGCGCGTTTCCCGTTGGCAAGCGCTTTCCGGAAGTAGTTTGAACTGCCATAATGTGCTTAGCCTTTGAGCCCCGACCGACGACCAGGAGATGCAGTGGCTGCAAGTACCCTTACCGAGGTGGCACGCCTTGCCGGCGTCTCCCCCGCCACGGCTTCACGCGTGCTGAACGGCTCGGCCCGCAAGCCGGGCAAGGACATCGCCGAGCGGGTTCGGCAGGCGGCGGACTCGCTGGGCTACATTCCGAATGCGCAGGCCCAGGGGCTGGCAAAATCCAGCTCGGGCCTGATCGGGTTGATCGTCCACGACATCGCCGACCCCTACTTCGCCGCGATCGCACGGGGAGTCCAGGAAGCCGCGAGGGAACAGCGCAAGATGGTGCTGCTGGCCACCACCGGGGGCGGACCGGCGGAGGAGAAGGAAGCGGTGGCCGCCTTCGCCGCCCGCCGTGCGGACTCGATCGTCATTGCCGGATCCCGCTCCTGCCGGAGCGAGGACCAGGACGGCAACGCCGAACTGGCGGCGGAGCTTGACCGGTACTGCCGGAACGGGGGCCAGGTGGCCGTAGTGGGACATCCCGTGGTGGGTGCCACCGTCCAGGAGGGTTACCACGTAGTCAGAGTCCCCAACCAGGAGCTCGCGGGGCAGCTCGCCACCGAACTTGCGGCAGGCTGGGACGGCGGCTTCGTCATTGTCGCCGGACCCGAAGGCCTCCTGACCTCCGATGACAGGGTGCGCGGCTTCCAGGAAGGACTGGAGCGCGCAGGGCGGGGGCAGGCGGAAGTGATCAGGACCGCATTCAACCGGTCCGGCGGCTATGAGGCCGGGCTTCAACTGGCCGAACGGATCAAGGCCGCCCAGTCCAGCGCGACGGCGGGCGGGAAGCTCTGTATTTTCGCCGTCAATGATGTGATGGCCATCGGGGCGGCCGCTGCCCTCCGCGCGGAGGGCCTGCGCATCCCGCGGGACGCCGCCATCGCCGGCTTCGACGACATCGAAACCCTTCGCGACTTCCGGCCGGCCCTTTCCACCGTCCGCCTGCCGCTGGAAGACATTGGACGCTTTGCCACCCGGGCCACTGGTCCACAGCCCAACGGCGAGGACACGGACCACGTCCACCCCGGTGACGTTACCGGCGAGGTCACGCTGCGGCGCAGCACGGAGGTGGCAGCGTGACGGCGCCCCGCGGGCTGACCGCCATTCCGGCACATCCGGAAGCCGCTGGGCCCCGGCCGGCAATCCTGGTCCTCCCCGGCGGAGGCTATGCCCGCCAAGCCGACCACGAGGCC
This window of the Pseudarthrobacter defluvii genome carries:
- a CDS encoding LacI family DNA-binding transcriptional regulator, with the protein product MAASTLTEVARLAGVSPATASRVLNGSARKPGKDIAERVRQAADSLGYIPNAQAQGLAKSSSGLIGLIVHDIADPYFAAIARGVQEAAREQRKMVLLATTGGGPAEEKEAVAAFAARRADSIVIAGSRSCRSEDQDGNAELAAELDRYCRNGGQVAVVGHPVVGATVQEGYHVVRVPNQELAGQLATELAAGWDGGFVIVAGPEGLLTSDDRVRGFQEGLERAGRGQAEVIRTAFNRSGGYEAGLQLAERIKAAQSSATAGGKLCIFAVNDVMAIGAAAALRAEGLRIPRDAAIAGFDDIETLRDFRPALSTVRLPLEDIGRFATRATGPQPNGEDTDHVHPGDVTGEVTLRRSTEVAA